One window of the Atribacterota bacterium genome contains the following:
- a CDS encoding YHS domain-containing protein: protein MAFDPVCKKEVDEKTAKYKSKVRGRVYYFTDEECKTKFDEDPAKYLDKKDKNEPPPYGPC, encoded by the coding sequence ATGGCATTTGATCCGGTTTGCAAAAAAGAAGTAGATGAAAAGACAGCAAAATATAAAAGCAAAGTTAGAGGAAGAGTGTATTATTTCACCGACGAGGAATGCAAGACAAAGTTTGATGAGGATCCTGCTAAATATCTGGATAAGAAAGACAAAAATGAGCCGCCGCCATATGGGCCTTGTTAG